From a single Nicotiana tomentosiformis chromosome 2, ASM39032v3, whole genome shotgun sequence genomic region:
- the LOC104110555 gene encoding caffeoylshikimate esterase-like: MGNQKKFPGISEGLQKILDADMDNVEARRRAREAFKDIQLSIDHILFKVTHAGLKMEESYEVNSRGLEIFSKSWLPEIHPKAVVYFCHGYGDTCTFLVEGIARKLASFGYGVVAMDYPGFGLSEGLHGYIPSFDKLVDDVIEHYSKVKEKLELHDLPSFLFGESMGGAIALKVHQKQPNAWNGAVLVAPMCKIADNMVPPWLVTQILIGVAKFLPTQKLVPTQDLGELAVRDAKKKELTAYNIISYKHKPRIRTALELLNATQEIERLLEKVSLPLLILHGKNDIVTDPSVSKALYERASSSDKKLILYEDAYHALLEGEPDEMILRVFGDIISWLNEHTIS, translated from the exons ATGGGAAATCAGAAGAAATTTCCAGGCATAAGTGAGGGATTGCAGAAGATATTGGATGCAGATATGGACAACGTGGAGGCCAGACGTCGTGCTAGGGAGGCTTTTAAGGATATTCAGCTTTCAATTGATCATATCTTGTTCAAG GTGACACATGCTGGATTGAAGATGGAGGAG TCTTATGAGGTTAATTCTCGAGGGCTGGAAATCTTCTCCAAAAGTTGGCTTCCAGAGATACATCCCAAAGCTGTTGTCTACTTTTGTCATGGTTATGGGGATACATGCACATTTTTAGTCGAAG GCATTGCAAGGAAATTAGCATCTTTTGGTTATGGAGTAGTTGCAATGGATTACCCTGGATTTGGTCTTTCAGAAGGTCTTCATGGCTATATCCCAAGTTTCGACAAGCTGGTCGATGATGTTATTGAGCATTATTCGAAAGTTAAAG AAAAGCTAGAGTTGCATGATCTACCAAGCTTCCTATTTGGGGAATCCATGGGTGGAGCTATAGCTTTGAAAGTTCACCAGAAGCAACCTAATGCTTGGAATGGTGCTGTTCTTGTGGCACCTATGTGCAAA ATTGCAGATAACATGGTTCCACCATGGTTAGTAACACAAATTTTAATTGGCGTCGCAAAGTTCCTCCCAACACAGAAGCTAGTTCCGACGCAGGATTTGGGAGAATTGGCAGTCAGAGATGCAAAGAAGAAAGAACTG ACTGCCTATAATATCATCTCTTACAAACATAAACCCCGTATACGGACTGCCCTGGAGTTACTGAATGCCACCCAAGAGATAGAGAGACTACTGGAAAAG GTCTCTCTGCCATTGTTAATCTTGCACGGAAAGAATGATATAGTGACAGATCCATCGGTCAGTAAAGCACTGTATGAGAGGGCAAGTAGTTCGGACAAGAAACTGATCCTTTATGAGGATGCTTATCATGCCTTGCTTGAGGGTGAgccggatgaaatgatacttcgAGTTTTTGGTGACATTATTTCATGGCTGAATGAGCATACCATCTCCTAG